In Streptomyces sp. NBC_01551, one DNA window encodes the following:
- a CDS encoding transposase — protein MTITATAAAGVAPHFDPAFPFPSPSPFPFPFPDRMAVGEIADGLCAVVCESLRRRDQREKARRYVRGLLATPGRKSFRNMAGDIGGTATEQSLHHFISGSTWAWEPIRAALAGYLEATAPAPLTAWVAQPMAIPRSGARSVGVEHRFDPHQGQMFRGQQAFGTWFTSPGVVTPVGWELLLPGSPYEESAVGAVLDTVRGSGLAPRPVVLDIRGIGTRCTMNRFAEAGVPVVARVGGSPTAAVSPVRAEARAEARFVVRDPALPGFGGGARGPVEILRSVKGLGAPVEWTDAGGVARSSWAVGVRVMMPDPAVARRRELLLVGEWGVSGRLVAMWVTDLVRVPVGVVVRLTKAGRRVEAVACGSGRDVGLRDFSGRGLGGWHRHVTLGSVAHAAVALAGRERGPR, from the coding sequence GTGACCATCACCGCCACTGCCGCCGCCGGCGTCGCCCCGCACTTCGATCCCGCGTTCCCGTTCCCGTCCCCGTCCCCGTTCCCGTTCCCGTTTCCGGACCGGATGGCGGTCGGTGAGATCGCCGACGGGCTGTGCGCGGTGGTGTGTGAATCCCTGCGGCGTCGGGATCAGCGGGAGAAGGCCCGGCGGTACGTGCGCGGGCTGCTGGCCACCCCCGGGCGGAAGTCGTTCCGGAACATGGCGGGGGACATCGGCGGGACCGCCACCGAGCAGAGCCTGCACCACTTCATCTCCGGCTCCACCTGGGCGTGGGAGCCGATCCGTGCCGCGCTGGCGGGGTACCTGGAAGCGACGGCGCCGGCTCCATTGACCGCATGGGTGGCGCAGCCGATGGCGATCCCGAGGAGCGGGGCGCGGTCGGTGGGCGTGGAGCACCGCTTCGATCCGCACCAGGGGCAGATGTTCCGTGGGCAGCAGGCGTTCGGGACGTGGTTCACGTCGCCGGGGGTGGTGACGCCGGTGGGGTGGGAGTTGCTGCTGCCGGGCAGCCCGTACGAGGAGAGCGCGGTCGGCGCGGTGCTGGACACGGTACGGGGCAGTGGGCTGGCGCCGCGGCCGGTGGTGCTGGACATCCGGGGGATCGGGACGCGCTGCACGATGAACCGGTTCGCGGAGGCGGGGGTGCCGGTAGTCGCGCGGGTGGGGGGTTCGCCGACGGCGGCGGTGTCGCCGGTGCGGGCGGAGGCGCGGGCGGAGGCGCGGTTCGTGGTGCGGGATCCGGCGCTGCCGGGGTTCGGGGGCGGGGCGCGGGGGCCGGTGGAGATCCTGCGGTCGGTGAAGGGGCTCGGGGCGCCGGTGGAGTGGACGGACGCGGGCGGTGTGGCGCGGTCGTCGTGGGCCGTGGGGGTGCGGGTGATGATGCCGGATCCCGCGGTGGCGCGGCGGCGGGAGTTGCTGCTGGTCGGGGAGTGGGGGGTGTCCGGGCGGCTGGTGGCGATGTGGGTCACGGACCTGGTGCGGGTGCCGGTGGGGGTGGTGGTCCGGCTGACGAAGGCGGGGCGGCGGGTGGAGGCGGTGGCCTGCGGCAGTGGGCGGGACGTGGGGTTGCGGGACTTCTCCGGGCGGGGGTTGGGGGGATGGCACCGGCATGTGACGTTGGGGTCGGTGGCGCACGCCGCCGTTGCCCTGGCCGGGCGGGAACGGGGCCCTCGCTAG
- a CDS encoding DUF3151 domain-containing protein encodes MNSHQNLLGGPDPTYLRENEEAFALFGEKTGAPAEVAAAFPTFSLAWAALAEEAFEGGRVIESYAYARTGYHRGLDSLRRAGWKGHGPIPWSHQANRGFLRCLAALARAAGAINETEETERCWQFLKDSSEEAYAELKG; translated from the coding sequence ATGAACAGTCACCAGAACCTGCTGGGCGGACCGGACCCGACCTACCTCCGGGAGAACGAAGAGGCGTTCGCCCTCTTCGGCGAGAAGACCGGCGCGCCGGCCGAGGTCGCCGCCGCCTTCCCCACCTTCTCCCTCGCCTGGGCCGCGCTGGCCGAGGAGGCCTTCGAGGGCGGTCGCGTGATCGAGTCGTACGCGTACGCCCGTACCGGCTACCACCGCGGGCTGGACTCGCTGCGCCGCGCCGGATGGAAGGGCCACGGCCCGATCCCGTGGTCGCACCAGGCCAACCGGGGCTTCCTGCGCTGCCTGGCCGCGCTCGCGCGGGCGGCCGGGGCGATCAACGAGACCGAAGAGACCGAGCGGTGCTGGCAGTTCCTGAAGGACAGCAGCGAAGAGGCGTACGCCGAGCTCAAGGGCTAG